A single genomic interval of Camelus bactrianus isolate YW-2024 breed Bactrian camel chromosome 15, ASM4877302v1, whole genome shotgun sequence harbors:
- the PAPOLG gene encoding poly(A) polymerase gamma isoform X1 has translation MKEMSANTMLDSQRQQKHYGITSPISLACPKEIDHIYTQKLIDAMKPFGVFEDEEELNHRLVVLGKLNNLVKEWISEVSESKNLPPSVVATVGGKIFTFGSYRLGVHTKGADIDALCVAPRHVERSDFFQSFFEKLKHQDGIRNLRAVEDAFVPVIKFEFDGIEIDLVFARLAIQTISDNLDLRDDSRLRSLDIRCIRSLNGCRVTDEILHLVPNKETFRLTLRAVKLWAKRRGIYSNMLGFLGGVSWAMLVARTCQLYPNAAASTLVHKFFLVFSKWEWPNPVLLKQPEESNLNLPVWDPRVNPSDRYHLMPIITPAYPQQNSTYNVSTSTRTVMVEEFKQGLAVTDEILQGKSDWSKLLEPPNFFQKYRHYIVLTASASTEENHLEWVGLVESKIRVLVGNLERNEFITLAHVNPQSFPGNKEHHKDNNYVSMWFLGIIFRRVENAESVNIDLTYDIQSFTDTVYRQANNINMLKEGMKIEATHVKKKQLHHYLPAEILQKKKKQSLSDVSRSSSGPQSKRSSLDGSCLDSSRDTDNGTPFNSPVSASKPAKPDVTPSGETERNNADPAGIIVEKPLSVPPAQGLSIPVIGAKVDSAVRAVSPPAVCTIPTVVGRNVIPRITTPHNSTQGQPHLNGMSNITKNVTPKRSHSPSIDGSSKRLKDIEKFIRLESTFKESRAAEDRKRKSVDAIGGECMPIPTIDTSRKKRLPSKELPDSSSPVPANNIRVIKNSIRLTLNRSLSVGES, from the exons gctggTTGTTCTTGGTAAACTGAACAATTTAGTAAAAGAATGGATTTCTGAGGTCAGTGAGAGTAAG aaTCTCCCACCTTCTGTTGTGGCTACTGTTGGTGGAAAAATTTTCACTTTTGGCTCCTACAGACTTGGAGTACACACCAAAG GAGCTGACATTGATGCACTTTGTGTAGCTCCAAGACATGTGGAGAGatctgatttttttcagtctttttttgaaaaattgaaacaTCAAGATGGCATTAGAAACTTAAGA gCTGTAGAAGATGCCTTTGTGCCTgttataaaatttgaatttgatgGAATTGAA ATTGATCTAGTCTTTGCAAGACTGGCAATACAAACCATATCAGATAATTTAGATCTAAGAGACGACTCTCGACTGAGAAGCCTTGATATAAGGTGTATTCGCAGCCTAAATG GTTGTAGAGTTACTGATGAAATTTTGCATTTAGTGCCAAATAAAGAAACTTTCAGACTCACCCTAAGAGCAGTCAAACTGTGGGCAAAAC GACGTGGTATTTATTCCAACATGCTGGGATTCCTTGGTGGTGTCTCCTGGGCAATGCTAGTTGCAAGAACTTGCCAATTATATCCAAATGCAGCAGCTTCTACTTTAGTTCATaagttctttttagttttttccaaGTG GGAATGGCCAAATCCTGTGCTGCTGAAGCAACCGGAAGAAAGTAATTTGAATTTGCCAGTTTGGGATCCTCGG GTAAATCCATCAGATAGGTATCATCTCATGCCCATAATCACCCCTGCCTACCCACAACAGAATTCTACGTATAATGTGTCCACATCAACTCGAACAGTAATGGTAGAAGAATTTAAACAAG gTCTTGCAGTCACAGATGAAATTCTTCAAGGGAAATCAGACTGGTCCAAACTACTTGAGCCaccaaatttttttcaaaagtacaG ACATTATATAGTATTGACTGCCAGTGCATCAACAGAAGAAAATCATCTAGAGTG ggTTGGATTAGTAGAATCTAAAATACGTGTACTTGTTGGAAACTTGGAACGGAATGAATTTATTACTCTTGCCCATGTAAATCCCCAGTCATTCCCAGGAAATAAGGAACATCATAAAGA cAACAATTATGTATCAATGTGGTTCCTTGGAATAATTTTCCGGAGAGTAGAAAATGCAGAAAGTGTTAATATAGACCTGACATATGATATACAGTCATTTACTGATACAG TGTACAGACAGGCAAACAATATAAACATGCTAAAGGAGGGAATGAAAATTGAAGCaactcatgttaaaaaaaaacaacttcatcACTACCTTCCCgcagagattcttcaaaagaaaaaaaag CAAAGTCTTTCTGATGTCAGTCGAAGTTCGAGTGGCCCTCAGTCCAAAAGATCATCTCTGGATGGCAGTTGTTTGGACAGCTCCAGAGACACTGATAATGGAACACCTTTTAATTCCCCAGTGTCTGCAAGCAAACCTGCCAAGCCTGATGTTACTCCTTCAGGAGAGACAGAAAg GAATAATGCTGATCCTGCTGGTATAATTGTGGAAAAGCCACTGAGTGTCCCGCCAGCACAAGGGCTATCTATTCCGGTCATTGGTGCAA aagtTGACTCTGCAGTAAGAGCTGTATCACCCCCAGCTGTATGTACCATTCCTACTGTAGTAGGACGAAATGTCATTCCTAGAATCACAACACCCCACAACTCTACCCAGGGGCAACCACATCTAAACGGAATGTCAAATATAACTAAGAATGTTACACCCAAGAGATCCCATTCCCCATCCATCGATGGGTCTTCTAAGAGGTTGAAAGACATAGAGAAG TTTATTCGACTTGAATCAACATTTAAGGAATCACGTGCTgctgaagacagaaaaagaaaatcagtg gATGCAATTGGAGGAGAATGTATGCCTATTCCAACTATTGACACATCACGCAAAAAG AGACTGCCCAGTAAAGAACTCCCAGATTCATCATCTCCAGTTCCAGCAAATAACATCCGTGTCATCAAAAATTCCATTCGACTGACCCTAAATCG atctttaAGTGTGGGGGAAAGTTGA
- the PAPOLG gene encoding poly(A) polymerase gamma isoform X2: MKEMSANTMLDSQRQQKHYGITSPISLACPKEIDHIYTQKLIDAMKPFGVFEDEEELNHRLVVLGKLNNLVKEWISENLPPSVVATVGGKIFTFGSYRLGVHTKGADIDALCVAPRHVERSDFFQSFFEKLKHQDGIRNLRAVEDAFVPVIKFEFDGIEIDLVFARLAIQTISDNLDLRDDSRLRSLDIRCIRSLNGCRVTDEILHLVPNKETFRLTLRAVKLWAKRRGIYSNMLGFLGGVSWAMLVARTCQLYPNAAASTLVHKFFLVFSKWEWPNPVLLKQPEESNLNLPVWDPRVNPSDRYHLMPIITPAYPQQNSTYNVSTSTRTVMVEEFKQGLAVTDEILQGKSDWSKLLEPPNFFQKYRHYIVLTASASTEENHLEWVGLVESKIRVLVGNLERNEFITLAHVNPQSFPGNKEHHKDNNYVSMWFLGIIFRRVENAESVNIDLTYDIQSFTDTVYRQANNINMLKEGMKIEATHVKKKQLHHYLPAEILQKKKKQSLSDVSRSSSGPQSKRSSLDGSCLDSSRDTDNGTPFNSPVSASKPAKPDVTPSGETERNNADPAGIIVEKPLSVPPAQGLSIPVIGAKVDSAVRAVSPPAVCTIPTVVGRNVIPRITTPHNSTQGQPHLNGMSNITKNVTPKRSHSPSIDGSSKRLKDIEKFIRLESTFKESRAAEDRKRKSVDAIGGECMPIPTIDTSRKKRLPSKELPDSSSPVPANNIRVIKNSIRLTLNRSLSVGES; encoded by the exons gctggTTGTTCTTGGTAAACTGAACAATTTAGTAAAAGAATGGATTTCTGAG aaTCTCCCACCTTCTGTTGTGGCTACTGTTGGTGGAAAAATTTTCACTTTTGGCTCCTACAGACTTGGAGTACACACCAAAG GAGCTGACATTGATGCACTTTGTGTAGCTCCAAGACATGTGGAGAGatctgatttttttcagtctttttttgaaaaattgaaacaTCAAGATGGCATTAGAAACTTAAGA gCTGTAGAAGATGCCTTTGTGCCTgttataaaatttgaatttgatgGAATTGAA ATTGATCTAGTCTTTGCAAGACTGGCAATACAAACCATATCAGATAATTTAGATCTAAGAGACGACTCTCGACTGAGAAGCCTTGATATAAGGTGTATTCGCAGCCTAAATG GTTGTAGAGTTACTGATGAAATTTTGCATTTAGTGCCAAATAAAGAAACTTTCAGACTCACCCTAAGAGCAGTCAAACTGTGGGCAAAAC GACGTGGTATTTATTCCAACATGCTGGGATTCCTTGGTGGTGTCTCCTGGGCAATGCTAGTTGCAAGAACTTGCCAATTATATCCAAATGCAGCAGCTTCTACTTTAGTTCATaagttctttttagttttttccaaGTG GGAATGGCCAAATCCTGTGCTGCTGAAGCAACCGGAAGAAAGTAATTTGAATTTGCCAGTTTGGGATCCTCGG GTAAATCCATCAGATAGGTATCATCTCATGCCCATAATCACCCCTGCCTACCCACAACAGAATTCTACGTATAATGTGTCCACATCAACTCGAACAGTAATGGTAGAAGAATTTAAACAAG gTCTTGCAGTCACAGATGAAATTCTTCAAGGGAAATCAGACTGGTCCAAACTACTTGAGCCaccaaatttttttcaaaagtacaG ACATTATATAGTATTGACTGCCAGTGCATCAACAGAAGAAAATCATCTAGAGTG ggTTGGATTAGTAGAATCTAAAATACGTGTACTTGTTGGAAACTTGGAACGGAATGAATTTATTACTCTTGCCCATGTAAATCCCCAGTCATTCCCAGGAAATAAGGAACATCATAAAGA cAACAATTATGTATCAATGTGGTTCCTTGGAATAATTTTCCGGAGAGTAGAAAATGCAGAAAGTGTTAATATAGACCTGACATATGATATACAGTCATTTACTGATACAG TGTACAGACAGGCAAACAATATAAACATGCTAAAGGAGGGAATGAAAATTGAAGCaactcatgttaaaaaaaaacaacttcatcACTACCTTCCCgcagagattcttcaaaagaaaaaaaag CAAAGTCTTTCTGATGTCAGTCGAAGTTCGAGTGGCCCTCAGTCCAAAAGATCATCTCTGGATGGCAGTTGTTTGGACAGCTCCAGAGACACTGATAATGGAACACCTTTTAATTCCCCAGTGTCTGCAAGCAAACCTGCCAAGCCTGATGTTACTCCTTCAGGAGAGACAGAAAg GAATAATGCTGATCCTGCTGGTATAATTGTGGAAAAGCCACTGAGTGTCCCGCCAGCACAAGGGCTATCTATTCCGGTCATTGGTGCAA aagtTGACTCTGCAGTAAGAGCTGTATCACCCCCAGCTGTATGTACCATTCCTACTGTAGTAGGACGAAATGTCATTCCTAGAATCACAACACCCCACAACTCTACCCAGGGGCAACCACATCTAAACGGAATGTCAAATATAACTAAGAATGTTACACCCAAGAGATCCCATTCCCCATCCATCGATGGGTCTTCTAAGAGGTTGAAAGACATAGAGAAG TTTATTCGACTTGAATCAACATTTAAGGAATCACGTGCTgctgaagacagaaaaagaaaatcagtg gATGCAATTGGAGGAGAATGTATGCCTATTCCAACTATTGACACATCACGCAAAAAG AGACTGCCCAGTAAAGAACTCCCAGATTCATCATCTCCAGTTCCAGCAAATAACATCCGTGTCATCAAAAATTCCATTCGACTGACCCTAAATCG atctttaAGTGTGGGGGAAAGTTGA